Genomic DNA from Nitrospiraceae bacterium:
CGATTCCAGTTCCGTCTCCCGGTTCCCGGCGGTAAGTCCGCCGAACGTGGAACTGGCTCGCCCCAATCTGCATCCCTGCTCTCCAACCTGTCCTATCAAGCTGAAAGAGGCTAGCCATGCCCACGACCAAGCCCTCAACCTTCACCATCCTGTTGATCGAGGACAACGGCGGCGACGTCGAGATGTTCCTTCGCGCCGTGGAACACGAACTGCCTCGCCATGAGGATGAGGAAGTGGAATTATTGATCAACGCAACGGCTGAAGGTGGATTGGAGCGCCTCTCCCACGAACCGATCGACCTCATCATCACGGACGTTCGGTTACCCGGGATGAGCGGCATCGAGTTGCTCCGGCGGGTCCAGGATATGAACCGCCGCATCCCGGTCATCGTCGTCAGCTGGGTCAATGCGGTCGATACCGCAATCGATGCCATGCGCCACGGCGCGTTCGATTACGTGGTCAAACCGTTCGACGCGATGGATCTGGCCGCCCGCATCCACCGTGCCATGCGCATGGCCGATATTCTTCGGCACACCGAGCCCAACGGGACCGACAGCCAGCCGATGCCGTTCAAGGATCTGGTCGGAGTCAGCCCGCCGATCAAGAACGTGATGCAGATGATCGAAGCCATCGCCAAAGTCCCTTCGACCACGCTCATCATCGGTGAAACCGGTACCGGAAAAGAGTTGATCGCAAAGGCCATCCATGAGCGCAGCGCCGAGCGTGACGGCCCCTTTCAAGTGGTCGACTGCACGACATTTGCCGAGGGCACCGTCGAAAGCGAACTCTTCGGCCATGTGCGCGGGGCATTCACTGGGGCGGTGTCGGACAAGACCGGCCTGATCGAGTCCGGAAGCCGCGGCACGGTCTTTCTCGACGAGATCGGAGACCTACCCGCCAACTTGCAAGCCAAGCTCCTACGGGTGCTGGAAGAGGGCGAGGTTCGAGCAGTCGGCAGCACCCAGCAAAAGAAGGTGAATGTCCGGTTCGTCGCAGCCACGAACCAGGACCTGGCCGAAAAGGTCAAGCGCAACGAATTTCGCAAGGACCTGTTTTTCAGGCTCAACGTCATGGTCATCCGCGTCCCGCCCCTGCGCGAACGGCCGGAAGACATCCCCGTCTTGGCTCGGCATTTCATGTCGCGCTATGCCAAGGAATTCAGCAAGCACACCGACGATATTCATCCGTCGGCCGTCACCGAATTGGTTGCCTATCCCTGGCCCGGTAACGTGCGCGAGCTCCGCAACGTCATGGAGCGCGCGGTCATGCTGGCCAAGAGCAATCGAATCGCCGTGACAGACGTCTCAGGGCTGCTGCAGTCTCCCGACCGGCGAGGAGCGGACGGAATGGAAGATTACCTTCACCTTCCATATGCGAAGGCCAAGGAGCAGATCCTCGCCGCATTCAACCATCGATACATCTCCGCCAAGCTCTCGATCCATCACGGCAATGTCACCCACGCCGCACAGGAGGCCGGCCTCCCTCGCTCTTATTTTCATGAAATCATGCGGCGCTATCTCAAAGATGCCGGGCAGGACGTCAG
This window encodes:
- a CDS encoding sigma-54-dependent Fis family transcriptional regulator, which codes for MPTTKPSTFTILLIEDNGGDVEMFLRAVEHELPRHEDEEVELLINATAEGGLERLSHEPIDLIITDVRLPGMSGIELLRRVQDMNRRIPVIVVSWVNAVDTAIDAMRHGAFDYVVKPFDAMDLAARIHRAMRMADILRHTEPNGTDSQPMPFKDLVGVSPPIKNVMQMIEAIAKVPSTTLIIGETGTGKELIAKAIHERSAERDGPFQVVDCTTFAEGTVESELFGHVRGAFTGAVSDKTGLIESGSRGTVFLDEIGDLPANLQAKLLRVLEEGEVRAVGSTQQKKVNVRFVAATNQDLAEKVKRNEFRKDLFFRLNVMVIRVPPLRERPEDIPVLARHFMSRYAKEFSKHTDDIHPSAVTELVAYPWPGNVRELRNVMERAVMLAKSNRIAVTDVSGLLQSPDRRGADGMEDYLHLPYAKAKEQILAAFNHRYISAKLSIHHGNVTHAAQEAGLPRSYFHEIMRRYLKDAGQDVSKS